A section of the Castanea sativa cultivar Marrone di Chiusa Pesio chromosome 12, ASM4071231v1 genome encodes:
- the LOC142620822 gene encoding uncharacterized protein LOC142620822 has translation MVGQDSGADIMYPDLFKGLNLKLEDLTAYDSPLISFEGKAVIGKRCFTLFLGFIIDRMHHYLQKLIGLRSSVGASKEEVERLQMEKTELKEKEEKASEEIKRLQEEIASLSENLKKVKLESEEKDKRVESAESHVAALQKQAADLLLEYDRLLEDNQNLQTQAMGYR, from the exons ATGGTTGGACAGGATAGtggtgcagatattatgtaccctgacttattcaaggggctcaACTTAAAACTTGAAGATCTTACGGCTTATGATTCGCCACTAATAAGCTTCGAGGGAAAAGCTGTCATAGGGAAAAGAT GTTTTACCCTATTTCTAGGATTCATAATTGACCGTATGCATCATTATCTCCAAAAGCTTATTGGATTGAGGAGTAGCGTGGGAGCTTCAAAAGAGGAAGTTGAAAGGCTTCAGATGGAAAAGACGGaactcaaagaaaaagaagagaaagcttCCGAGGAGATAAAGCGGCTGCAAGAAGAAATAGCTTCTCTATCAGAGAATTTGAAGAAGGTGAAGCTAGAATCTGAAGAGAAAGATAAGAGAGTTGAATCTGCTGAAAGCCATGTTGCTGCCCTTCAAAAACAAGCCGCAGACCTACTTCTTGAATACGACCGTCTATTAGAAGACAACCAAAATCTTCAGACTCAGGCTATGGGATATAGATAG